A part of Mustela erminea isolate mMusErm1 chromosome 9, mMusErm1.Pri, whole genome shotgun sequence genomic DNA contains:
- the RNF141 gene encoding RING finger protein 141, with translation MGQQFSDQTQLVLNKLPEKVAKHVILVRESGSLTYEEFLGRVAELNDITAKVASGQEKHLLFEVQPGSDSSAFWKVVVRVVCTKINKSTGIVEASRIMNLYQFIQLYKDITSQASGVLAQSSTSEDQDENSSSVTSCQASLWMGRVKQLTDEEECCICMDGRADLILPCAHSFCQKCIDKWSDRHRNCPICRLQMTGANESWVVSDAPTEDDMANYILNMADEAGQPHRP, from the exons ATGGGACAGCAATTTTCAGATCAGACACAGTTGGTTCTTAACAAGTTACCAGAAAAAGTAGCAAAACATGTCATATTGGTTCGAGAAAGTGGCTCCTTAACTTATGAAGAATTTCTTGGGAGAGTAGCAGAACTTAATGATAT AACTGCTAAAGTGGCTTCTGGCCAGGAAAAACATCTTCTCTTTGAGGTACAACCTGGGTCTGATTCCTCTGCCTTTTGGAAAGTCGTTGTACGTGTGGTCTGTACCAAG atcaaCAAAAGCACTGGCATTGTAGAAGCATCACGGATCATGAATTTGTACCAGTTTATTCAGCTTTATAAAGACATCACAAGTCAAGCATCAGGAGTATTGGCCCAGAGCTCCACTTCTGAAGACCAAGATGAAAACTCATCATCTGTAACATCTTGTCAGGCTAGTCTTTGGATGGGAAG GGTGAAGCAGCTGACTGATGAGGAGGAGTGTTGTATCTGCATGGATGGTCGAGCTGACCTCATCCTGCCCTGTGCTCACAGCTTTTGTCAGAAATGCATTGATAAATG GAGTGATCGACACAGGAATTGCCCTATTTGTCGCCTGCAGATGACTGGAGCAAATGAATCTTGGGTGGTATCAGATGCGCCCACTGAAGACGATATGGCTAACTATATTCTTAACATGGCCGATGAGGCAGGCCAGCCCCATAGGCCATGA